A stretch of Aspergillus nidulans FGSC A4 chromosome VI DNA encodes these proteins:
- a CDS encoding glutathione S-transferase family protein (transcript_id=CADANIAT00009759): MAAPKIILYTNHLCPWAHRAHIALKELGLEYEEVIIDLDTPREPWYLEVNPRGLVPTISYNGTAIPESAIVAQLLADAHPSHLLPASNTPEGAIQRAHVSFFVDTFIGKVWSQAFAAQKAASEEERAAATESIVAAIEKNNVEGLLYPEGTGSGPFFRGAEKLTQVEVLTGSFLLRLLSLHKYGLLSPELPSQLEKRVPKFYKWAQEVVKQESVNYIWDEEKVGTRTAKKFGAAKK; the protein is encoded by the exons ATGGCCGCCCCCAAGATCATCCTCTACACAAACCACCTCTGCCCCTGGGCTCACCGCGCTCATATCGCcctcaaggagcttggtcTCGAGTATGAGGAGGTGATTATTGACCTCGACACCCCGCGCGAGCCCTGGTACCTCGAGGTCAACCCG CGCGGCCTTGTTCCTACCATCTCCTACAACGGCACCGCTATTCCCGAATCCGCCATCGTTGCGCAGCTCCTCGCCGACGCCCACCCCAGCCACCTCCTTCCCGCGTCTAACACCCCCGAAGGGGCCATCCAGCGTGCCCACGTCTCCTTTTTCGTCGACACCTTCATCGGCAAGGTCTGGTCGCAGGCATTCGCGGCCCAGAAGGCTGCGAGTGAGGAAGAGCGCGCCGCCGCAACTGAGAGCATTGTCGCGGCTATTGAGAAGAACAATGTCGAGGGTTTGCTGTACCCGGAGGGGACTGGGTCAGGACCCTTTTTCCGCGGTGCGGAGAAGTTGACGCAGGTCGAGGTTCTGACGGGAAGCTTCCTGCTGCGATTGCTCTCGTTGCACAAGTATGGTCTGCTTTCCCCAGAGCTGCCGAGCCAGTTGGAGAAGCGGGTACCGAAGTTCTATAAATGGGCGCAGGAGGTCGTCAAGCAGGAGAGTGTCAATTATATctgggatgaggagaaggttggCACTCGgacagcgaagaagttcGGCGCTGCAAAAAAATGA